The Neurospora crassa OR74A linkage group IV, whole genome shotgun sequence genome has a segment encoding these proteins:
- a CDS encoding ATP-dependent RNA helicase DHX8, which translates to MDDLESLELLSLVSKVTSELQNHLGVSEKTLAEFIIAQRVECGSFDEFKQKLATIGADFPPSLVESIDRLVLTLHPKFKGQNHGQTRADENEKHGQSAEEKTKVFKGLSIPDKEVDVIDDTLALLESLEPKRAEKERPRKRSRTPERDDYADDYGKRKRKERYRSRSRSRSRSISPPRGRRKGRYDDEYDGDFRRPPPREVDDSPILYKVYEGHVTGIKDFGAFVNLHGVKGKVDGLVHVSAFGQRVNHPSDLLSKGQEVKVKVIKLEGGRVGLSMKDVDQETGMDLAPQLRIGSGANMEALGGRGGYDTKNVVTNGFGDKGAFQATANARQHKKRMTSPERWEIRQMIAAGIAKASDYPELEEDYQATLKGEGQMELEEDVDIEVRDEEPPFLAGQTKQSLELSPIRVVKAPDGSLNRAAMAGTNLAKERKELRQQETEAKKAEEKKVDLSSQWQDPMANPETRKFASDLRKNAQAAPAAPDAVPEWKRAVAPKEVSLGRRTNMSIKEQRESLPVFAFREQLITAVRENQVLIVVGETGSGKTTQLTQYLAEAGFTNNGMIGCTQPRRVAAVSVAKRVSEEVGCQLGQEVGYTIRFEDVTSPATKIKYMTDGMLQREILIDPDLKRYSVIMLDEAHERTIATDVLFALLKKTMKRREDLKVIVTSATLDADKFSEYFNQCPIFTIPGRTFPVEILYSREPESDYLDAALTTVMQIHLSEPMGDILLFLTGQEEIDTACEILYERMKALGPNVPELLILPVYSALPSEMQSRIFDPAPPGSRKVVIATNIAETSITIDHIYYVVDPGFVKQNAYDPKLGMDSLVVTPISQAQANQRAGRAGRTGPGKCFRLYTEAAYQSEMLPTTIPEIQRQNLSNTILMLKAMGINDLLRFDFMDPPPVNTMLTALEELYALAALDDEGLLTRLGRKMADFPMEPALAKVLIASVEKGCSDEMVTIVAMLNLPNVFYRPKEKQAQADQKKAKFHDPHGDHLTLLNVYNSWKNNGYANPWCFENFIQARSMRRAKDVRDQIVKIMDRHRHPVISCGRDTNKVRQALCAGFFRNAARKDPQEGYKTLIEGTPVYLHPSSALFGKQAEWVVYHTLVLTTREYMHYTTSIEPKWLVEAAPTFFKMAPTDKLSKRKKAERIEPLYNKYAGADDWRLSAQRRGGRGGGGGGTWG; encoded by the coding sequence ATGGACGACTTGGAGAGCCTCGAGCTTCTGTCGCTCGTGTCCAAGGTCACGTCCGAGTTGCAGAACCACTTGGGCGTCAGCGAAAAGACGCTCGCCGAGTTCATCATCGCCCAACGAGTAGAATGCGGGTCATTCGACGAGTTCAAGCAGAAGTTGGCCACCATCGGCGCCGACTTCCCGCCCAGCTTGGTTGAGAGTATCGACAGACTTGTCCTGACCTTGCACCCAAAGTTCAAGGGCCAAAACCATGGACAGACCCGCGCCGATGAAAACGAGAAGCATGGTCAATCTGCCGAGGAAAAGACAAAGGTGTTCAAGGGTCTGTCCATCCCGGACAAGGAAGTGGATGTCATCGACGACACCCTGGCCTTACTCGAAAGCCTCGAGCCTAAGAGAGCGGAGAAAGAACGACCAAGGAAACGAAGCCGCACCCCCGAACGAGACGACTATGCAGACGACTACGGGAAGAGGAAGCGCAAGGAGCGATACCGGTCAAGGTCGAGGTCAAGGTCCAGGTCAATTTCGCCACCAAGAGGCCGACGGAAGGGCCGATATGATGATGAATACGATGGTGATTTCCGACGGCCACCACCGCGCGAGGTGGACGACTCCCCTATTTTATACAAGGTTTACGAAGGCCACGTCACGGGAATCAAGGACTTTGGTGCCTTTGTCAACCTGCATGGCGTTAAGGGCAAGGTTGACGGCTTAGTACATGTATCCGCTTTCGGTCAGCGTGTCAATCACCCTTCGGATCTCTTATCCAAGGGTCAGgaagtcaaagtcaaagtcaTTAAGCTCGAGGGAGGTAGAGTAGGTTTGTCGATGAAGGACGTAGACCAAGAGACGGGCATGGACCTCGCACCGCAATTGCGGATAGGTTCGGGCGCCAATATGGAGGCATTGggcgggagaggaggatacGATACAAAGAATGTTGTCACCAACGGCTTTGGTGACAAGGGAGCATTCCAAGCGACAGCAAATGCCAGGCAACacaagaagaggatgacgtCTCCTGAAAGATGGGAGATTCGTCAAATGATTGCGGCAGGCATTGCAAAGGCATCCGATTACCCAGAACTTGAAGAGGACTACCAGGCAACACTCAAAGGCGAGGGACAGATGGAGCttgaggaggatgttgaTATCGAGGTTCGAGACGAGGAACCTCCCTTCCTGGCTGGACAGACCAAACAGTCACTCGAGCTGTCACCCATCCGCGTTGTTAAAGCTCCCGACGGGTCCCTTAACCGCGCCGCCATGGCAGGCACCAATCTTGCCAAAGAACGAAAGGAACTGCGGCAGCAGGAGACTGAAGCCAAAAAAGCAGAGGAGAAAAAGGTTGACTTGTCCTCCCAATGGCAAGATCCTATGGCCAACCCGGAGACCAGAAAGTTTGCTAGTGATTTGCGCAAAAACGCTCAAGCAGCACCAGCGGCTCCCGATGCTGTTCCTGAGTGGAAGAGGGCCGTTGCACCCAAAGAAGTGTCGCTAGGCAGGCGCACCAACATGAGCATCAAGGAGCAACGAGAATCTCTCCCCGTCTTTGCCTTTAGAGAACAACTAATCACGGCTGTGAGGGAGAACCAGGTCCTTATTGTTGTCGGCGAGACGGGATCCGGAAAAACGACACAGCTTACTCAATACCTGGCTGAAGCCGGCTTTACTAACAATGGGATGATTGGATGTACGCAGCCTCGCCGTGTCGCCGCCGTGTCTGTTGCGAAACGTGTTTCTGAAGAAGTCGGCTGCCAGCTTGGCCAAGAAGTTGGTTATACCATCAGATTCGAGGACGTCACCAGCCCAGCAACCAAGATCAAGTATATGACCGACGGTATGCTTCAGAGAGAGATCCTGATCGACCCCGACCTTAAGAGATACTCGGTCATTATGCTTGATGAGGCCCACGAACGTACCATCGCCACCGACGTGCTCTTTGCCCTTTTGAAAAAGACaatgaagagaagggagGACCTCAAGGTTATCGTCACTAGTGCTACCTTGGATGCCGACAAGTTCAGCGAGTACTTCAACCAATGCCCCATCTTTACCATCCCTGGTCGTACATTCCCTGTCGAGATTCTCTACTCCCGTGAGCCAGAGTCAGACTACTTGGATGCCGCTCTCACCACCGTCATGCAAATCCATCTCAGCGAGCCAATGGGCGACATCCTTTTGTTCTTGACAGGACAGGAAGAAATTGACACGGCTTGCGAAATTCTATACGAACGGATGAAAGCCTTGGGCCCTAACGTTCCTGAGCTTCTCATCTTGCCCGTTTACTCTGCCCTTCCTAGCGAGATGCAGAGTAGGATTTTCGACCCAGCGCCGCCAGGGAGTCGAAAGGTTGTTATCGCGACCAACATTGCCGAGACATCCATCACGATCGACCATATCTACTACGTTGTTGATCCAGGGTTCGTCAAGCAGAACGCATACGACCCCAAACTTGGCATGGACTCGTTGGTTGTCACTCCTATTTCGCAGGCTCAAGCCAACCAGAGAGCCGGTCGAGCTGGTAGAACAGGACCAGGAAAGTGCTTCCGCCTGTATACAGAAGCCGCATACCAGTCTGAAATGTTACCTACCACAATCCCCGAAATCCAGCGCCAGAATCTGTCTAACACCATCCTCATGCTGAAGGCCATGGGCATCAACGACCTTCTCCGGTTCGACTTTATGGACCCACCTCCCGTCAATACTATGCTTACAGCCCTGGAAGAGCTCTACGCCCTCGCTGCGCTGGACGACGAAGGTCTTTTGACACGCCTTGGAAGAAAGATGGCTGATTTTCCAATGGAGCCAGCCCTTGCTAAAGTTCTTATTGCCTCTGTGGAAAAGGGCTGTTCAGACGAGATGGTGACTATTGTCGCCATGCTCAACCTCCCCAATGTCTTTTATCGCCCCAAGGAGAAGCAAGCTCAGGCGGACCAGAAGAAGGCCAAATTCCACGATCCTCATGGAGATCATTTGACCCTCCTCAACGTCTACAACTCGTGGAAAAACAACGGGTATGCGAACCCTTGGTGTTTCGAGAACTTCATTCAGGCACGTTCTATGCGGCGCGCCAAAGATGTGCGTGACCAGATTGTCAAGATCATGGATCGCCACAGGCATCCCGTCATCAGCTGTGGCCGCGATACCAACAAGGTCCGGCAAGCTCTTTGCGCCGGTTTCTTCCGCAACGCGGCTCGCAAGGACCCTCAAGAGGGTTACAAGACGCTGATCGAAGGCACGCCGGTGTATCTGCATCCCAGCTCGGCGCTCTTCGGCAAGCAAGCTGAGTGGGTCGTTTATCACACCTTGGTCTTGACCACCCGTGAGTACATGCACTACACAACCAGCATCGAGCCGAAGTGGCTGGTCGAGGCCGCACCAACCTTCTTCAAAATGGCGCCGACCGACAAGCTATCGAAGCGGAAGAAGGCCGAACGGATCGAACCGCTGTACAACAAGTACGCCGGCGCTGATGACTGGCGTCTTAGTGCGCAGAGGAGAGGCggacgtggtggtggtggcggtggtacTTGGGGTTAA
- a CDS encoding stress response RCI peptide, whose product MWSTDIFLGFLAILFPPLPVWVKTGICSADSFINLLLCVLGFLPGLLHAWYIIAKNPTPPFDYDGAVYDANDIGRVESGQRIYVFVHDQPGNNQTGGGRHYHHQQAAHKNQQPQRQGPMNYGTTAGHAPQDSGIAHAGPSAGGDSDNSHAAPPPSYAQVVAGDHKIQTQD is encoded by the exons ATGTGGTCCACCGACATCTTCCTCGGCTTCTTAGCCATCCTCTTCCCACCGCTGCCTG TCTGGGTCAAAACCGGCATCTGCTCCGCTGACTCTttcatcaacctcctcctctgcgtCCTCGGCTTCCTCCCCGGCCTTCTACACGCCTGGTACATCATTGCGAAGAACCCTACCCCACCATTTGACTACGACGGCGCCGTTTACGACGCCAATGACATCGGCCGTGTTGAAAGCGGTCAACGAATTTATGTCTTTGTCCACGACCAGCCCGGCAACAATCAAACCGGCGGTGGccgccactaccaccaccaacaagccGCCCACAAGAATCAGCAGCCGCAGCGACAAGGGCCCATGAATTACGGTACCACCGCTGGCCACGCGCCCCAAGATTCGGGTATTGCACATGCTGGTCCTAGCGCAGGAGGAGACAGCGACAACAGCCATGCTGCGCCCCCGCCGAGTTACGCGCAAGTAGTAGCAGGTGATCATAAAATTCAGACTCAGGATTAG